In one window of Tenacibaculum mesophilum DNA:
- a CDS encoding alpha/beta hydrolase: MSCTEEDLPSNIKQQKFTLKSNSTNFKYAIKIGSIEEVDVTKDYHVIYLLDGDDYYNECMQMLSLEKKENTVIVSIGYAGDNERGTDYSYPYDRDFDGDSGGAKKFISFLNSELIPVIEEDYEIKSLTKTIYGHSLGGYFALYVMLQEEQENPFDNAIVVSPNLMWYNSFIFDLEEKAKKLSLLDGKSFYMAMGDLEGVGMNASFKAMVKRLKLNNYNDFNFSYERLENISHRNSPIIGFKNGLQIIE; this comes from the coding sequence ATGAGTTGCACTGAAGAAGATTTACCCTCTAACATTAAGCAGCAAAAATTCACTCTAAAATCGAACTCAACAAATTTTAAGTATGCTATTAAAATAGGGAGCATTGAAGAAGTTGATGTAACTAAAGATTATCACGTGATTTATTTATTAGATGGTGACGACTATTATAATGAATGTATGCAAATGTTAAGCTTAGAAAAAAAAGAAAATACCGTTATAGTGAGCATAGGTTATGCGGGCGATAATGAAAGAGGTACAGATTATTCTTACCCATATGACAGAGATTTTGATGGAGATTCAGGAGGAGCAAAGAAGTTTATTAGCTTTTTAAACTCTGAGTTAATCCCTGTGATTGAAGAGGATTATGAAATAAAGAGTTTAACAAAAACAATTTATGGGCATTCACTTGGAGGTTATTTTGCTTTATATGTTATGCTGCAAGAAGAACAAGAAAACCCTTTTGATAATGCAATTGTGGTAAGCCCTAATTTAATGTGGTATAACTCATTTATTTTCGATTTAGAAGAAAAAGCTAAGAAGTTGAGTTTGTTAGATGGCAAATCTTTTTACATGGCTATGGGAGACCTTGAAGGAGTTGGTATGAACGCATCATTTAAAGCAATGGTTAAGCGACTAAAATTGAATAACTATAATGATTTTAATTTCAGTTATGAAAGATTAGAAAATATTTCTCACAGAAATAGTCCAATCATAGGATTTAAAAATGGATTACAAATTATTGAATAA
- a CDS encoding LytTR family DNA-binding domain-containing protein: MPTIFFTSEIKENWNTLREFFFTLGILISIALFQNSFLYPIKNSVNSNFFLSFINTFSYVILIGTTPILIIIWINYVVILKENLRSVKAYNKELEKELKQKNKEIVLSIKTNNINETLILDLATFLFAKSEGNYVDIYTKTLNSVDIKPYRISIQKLLNNLSDYPFILSTHRSYIINIKNIRRTSGNARNYKISFPNVSHEVPVSRNKFKLFKEKFDKFYK, encoded by the coding sequence GTGCCCACCATTTTTTTTACTTCTGAAATTAAAGAAAATTGGAATACTTTAAGAGAATTTTTCTTTACTCTTGGTATTCTTATTTCAATAGCTCTTTTTCAAAATAGTTTTCTGTACCCTATTAAAAATAGTGTTAATAGTAATTTTTTTTTAAGTTTTATTAATACTTTCTCTTATGTTATTTTAATCGGTACTACACCTATACTCATTATTATTTGGATAAACTATGTGGTTATTTTAAAAGAAAATTTAAGAAGTGTTAAAGCGTACAATAAAGAGCTCGAGAAAGAATTAAAACAAAAAAACAAAGAGATTGTTTTATCTATAAAAACGAATAATATAAATGAGACATTAATTCTTGATTTGGCTACTTTTTTATTCGCTAAATCCGAAGGGAATTATGTAGACATATACACTAAGACTCTTAACTCTGTAGACATTAAACCATACAGAATATCTATTCAAAAATTACTTAATAATTTATCTGATTATCCCTTTATTTTAAGTACACATCGTTCTTATATAATTAATATTAAAAATATTAGAAGAACCTCTGGAAATGCGAGGAACTATAAAATATCATTTCCTAATGTTTCCCATGAGGTTCCTGTATCTAGAAATAAATTTAAATTATTTAAAGAGAAGTTTGACAAGTTTTATAAATAG
- the sufD gene encoding Fe-S cluster assembly protein SufD has protein sequence MELREKILSSYVAFEDNVNINSDLHEIRTKALQNFEKLGFPTKKLEAWKYTSLNSVLKEDYSIFPDRDASVEFADVKKYFIHEIDSYKIVFVDGKYSSFLSTTTHDGKDICLLSAAFSKEKYKPIIEKYFNKIAKQDNLTSLNTAFATEGAFIHIPKNVEVEKPIQIINFTTGKEHATMLQPRNLIIVEQNAHVQIIERHQNLNNNAVLTNAVTEIYTDTHATVDYYKIQNDNNDASLVDNTYIEQQKESTCSVHTFSFGGNITRNNLNFYQKGEYINSILKGITIIEGKQHVDHHTLVNHIEPNCESHQDYKGIYTDRSTGVFNGKVIVEKEAQKTNAYQQNNNVLISDKATINAKPQLEIFADDVKCSHGCTIGQLDDQALFYMQQRGIPKKEAKALLMYAFANTVLESVKIPEVKKRITKLIANKLGVNIGFEL, from the coding sequence ATGGAGTTGAGAGAAAAAATATTATCATCATACGTAGCTTTTGAAGACAATGTAAATATTAATTCAGATTTACATGAAATAAGAACAAAAGCACTACAAAATTTTGAAAAATTAGGCTTTCCTACAAAAAAATTAGAAGCTTGGAAATACACTTCTTTAAATTCAGTTTTAAAAGAAGATTATAGTATTTTTCCTGATAGAGATGCTTCTGTAGAGTTTGCTGATGTAAAAAAATACTTCATTCATGAAATAGATAGCTATAAAATAGTTTTTGTGGATGGTAAATACAGTTCTTTTTTATCAACTACTACTCATGATGGAAAAGATATTTGTTTATTATCTGCTGCTTTTTCTAAAGAAAAGTATAAGCCTATTATTGAAAAATATTTTAACAAAATTGCTAAACAAGACAATTTAACGTCTTTAAATACAGCTTTTGCTACAGAAGGTGCATTCATTCACATCCCAAAGAATGTTGAAGTTGAAAAACCTATTCAGATAATTAATTTTACTACAGGTAAAGAACATGCAACCATGTTACAGCCTCGTAACTTAATTATTGTAGAGCAAAATGCACATGTTCAAATTATAGAACGTCATCAAAACCTTAACAATAATGCTGTATTAACAAATGCCGTAACTGAGATTTATACAGATACACATGCTACAGTAGATTATTACAAGATTCAGAATGACAATAATGATGCTTCTTTAGTTGATAATACATATATCGAGCAACAGAAAGAAAGTACATGCTCTGTACATACTTTTTCTTTTGGTGGCAATATTACTAGAAACAACTTAAACTTCTACCAAAAAGGAGAATATATTAACTCTATTTTAAAAGGAATTACCATTATTGAGGGGAAACAACACGTTGACCATCATACCTTGGTAAACCATATAGAGCCTAACTGTGAAAGTCACCAAGACTATAAAGGTATTTATACCGATCGTTCTACTGGTGTGTTTAATGGTAAAGTTATTGTTGAGAAAGAAGCTCAAAAAACAAATGCTTACCAACAAAACAACAATGTTTTAATAAGTGATAAAGCAACTATAAATGCTAAACCTCAATTAGAAATTTTTGCTGATGATGTAAAATGCTCTCATGGTTGTACCATAGGTCAATTAGACGATCAAGCTTTATTTTATATGCAGCAAAGAGGTATTCCAAAGAAAGAAGCAAAAGCTTTACTTATGTACGCCTTTGCAAATACTGTTTTAGAGAGTGTTAAAATACCAGAGGTTAAAAAAAGAATTACCAAATTAATTGCCAACAAATTAGGGGTTAATATTGGTTTTGAACTATAA
- the sufC gene encoding Fe-S cluster assembly ATPase SufC, whose translation MLKIENLHAQVEDKDILKGINLEVKAGEVHAIMGPNGAGKSTLSSVIAGNETYEVTSGSIELEGEDISELAPEERAHAGVFLSFQYPVEIPGVTVTNFIKTAINESRKAQGLEEMPAKDMLKKIREKSELLEIDRKFLSRSLNEGFSGGEKKRNEIFQMAMLEPKLAILDETDSGLDIDALRIVANGVNKLKSKDNAVVVITHYQRLLEYIVPDYVHVLHDGKIVKTGDASLALELEEKGYDWIKAEVNS comes from the coding sequence ATGTTAAAAATAGAAAACTTACACGCACAGGTAGAAGACAAAGATATTCTTAAAGGAATTAACTTAGAAGTAAAAGCAGGAGAGGTTCATGCAATTATGGGACCAAACGGTGCAGGTAAAAGTACCTTATCATCTGTAATTGCCGGTAATGAAACTTACGAAGTAACTTCTGGTTCTATTGAATTAGAAGGAGAAGATATTAGCGAATTAGCTCCTGAAGAAAGAGCCCATGCTGGTGTATTCTTATCATTCCAATACCCTGTAGAAATACCTGGTGTTACTGTTACAAACTTTATTAAAACAGCCATTAACGAATCTCGAAAAGCCCAAGGTTTAGAAGAAATGCCTGCTAAAGATATGCTTAAAAAGATTCGTGAGAAATCAGAATTATTAGAAATCGATCGTAAATTCTTATCTCGTTCTTTAAACGAAGGATTTTCAGGAGGTGAGAAAAAACGTAATGAGATTTTCCAAATGGCTATGTTAGAACCTAAATTAGCTATTTTAGATGAAACTGATTCTGGTTTAGATATTGATGCTTTACGTATTGTGGCTAATGGAGTTAATAAGTTAAAATCTAAAGATAACGCTGTAGTAGTTATTACCCACTATCAACGTTTATTAGAATATATCGTTCCTGATTATGTACACGTTTTACATGATGGAAAAATTGTTAAAACTGGAGATGCTTCTCTTGCTTTAGAGCTTGAAGAAAAAGGATACGATTGGATTAAAGCAGAGGTAAATAGTTAA
- the sufB gene encoding Fe-S cluster assembly protein SufB, which yields MSKYTEDDLREELKTKEYEYGFYTDIESEKFPNGINEDIVRAISKKKNEPEWMTEWRLEAFRIWEQMEEPEWANVTYKKPSFQDISYYSAPKQKPKLNSLDEVDPDLLATFEKLGISLEEQKRLANVAVDIVMDSVSVATTFKETLAEKGIIFMPISEAIQEHPELVRKYIGSVVPPTDNFYAALNSAVFSDGSFCYIPKGVRCPMELSTYFRINEGGTGQFERTLVVADESSYVSYLEGCTAPQRDENQLHAAVVELIALDDAEIKYSTVQNWFPGDSEGKGGVYNFVTKRGLCETNAKISWTQVETGSAITWKYPSCILKGNNSVGEFYSIAVTNNHQQADTGTKMIHLGKNTKSTIISKGISAGKSQNSYRGLVQINSRAENARNFSQCDSLLMGNECGAHTFPYIEAKNKSAQIEHEATTSKIGEDQLFYCNQRGIDTEKAIALIVNGFSKEVLNKLPMEFAVEAQKLLEISLEGSVG from the coding sequence ATGAGTAAATACACCGAGGACGATTTAAGAGAAGAATTAAAAACCAAAGAGTACGAATATGGTTTTTATACTGATATTGAAAGTGAAAAGTTTCCTAATGGAATAAACGAAGATATCGTTCGTGCCATTTCTAAAAAGAAAAATGAGCCAGAATGGATGACTGAATGGCGTTTAGAAGCTTTTAGAATTTGGGAACAAATGGAAGAACCAGAGTGGGCTAATGTTACCTACAAAAAACCAAGTTTTCAAGATATTTCTTACTACTCAGCTCCTAAACAAAAACCTAAATTAAATAGTTTAGATGAGGTAGACCCTGATTTATTAGCAACTTTTGAAAAATTAGGAATTTCTTTAGAAGAACAAAAAAGGTTAGCAAATGTAGCTGTTGATATTGTAATGGATTCTGTTTCTGTTGCTACTACTTTTAAAGAAACCTTAGCTGAAAAAGGAATTATTTTTATGCCAATTTCTGAAGCTATTCAAGAGCATCCAGAATTAGTACGAAAATATATTGGTTCTGTTGTACCACCAACTGACAACTTTTACGCTGCGTTAAACTCGGCTGTATTTTCAGATGGATCTTTTTGTTATATTCCAAAAGGAGTTCGTTGTCCAATGGAATTATCTACTTACTTCCGTATTAACGAAGGAGGAACAGGACAGTTTGAGCGTACGTTAGTAGTTGCTGATGAAAGTAGTTACGTTTCTTACTTAGAAGGATGTACTGCTCCACAACGTGATGAAAATCAATTACACGCAGCAGTTGTTGAGCTTATTGCTTTAGACGATGCTGAAATAAAATATTCAACAGTTCAAAACTGGTTTCCTGGAGACTCAGAAGGTAAAGGAGGAGTATATAACTTTGTTACCAAAAGAGGTTTGTGCGAAACCAATGCTAAAATTTCTTGGACGCAAGTTGAAACAGGGTCAGCAATTACATGGAAGTACCCAAGTTGTATTTTAAAAGGAAATAATTCTGTAGGTGAATTTTATTCAATTGCTGTAACAAACAATCATCAACAAGCCGATACGGGCACTAAGATGATTCACTTAGGAAAGAATACCAAATCAACTATTATATCAAAAGGAATTTCAGCAGGTAAGTCGCAAAACAGTTATCGTGGTTTAGTTCAAATAAATTCAAGAGCAGAAAATGCACGTAACTTCTCTCAATGTGATTCTTTATTAATGGGTAATGAGTGTGGTGCTCATACTTTTCCTTATATCGAAGCTAAAAATAAATCGGCTCAAATAGAACACGAAGCTACTACTAGTAAAATTGGTGAAGATCAATTATTTTACTGTAATCAACGTGGTATTGATACTGAAAAAGCTATTGCATTAATTGTTAATGGGTTTAGTAAAGAAGTATTAAATAAGCTTCCAATGGAATTTGCTGTAGAAGCTCAAAAATTATTAGAAATTTCGTTAGAAGGTTCTGTAGGATAA
- a CDS encoding HesB/IscA family protein, with the protein MIKVSDTAKKKVIELMTDDGFDTTTDFVRVGVKSGGCSGLSYDLTFDKTQQENDKVFEDNDVKIIVDKKSFLYLVGTTLEYSGGLNGKGFVFNNPNANRTCGCGESFSL; encoded by the coding sequence ATGATAAAAGTTTCAGACACAGCAAAAAAGAAAGTCATTGAACTAATGACTGATGACGGATTTGACACTACAACTGACTTTGTTCGTGTTGGGGTAAAAAGTGGCGGTTGTTCAGGATTATCATACGACTTAACTTTTGACAAAACCCAACAGGAAAACGACAAGGTTTTTGAAGACAACGATGTAAAAATTATTGTTGATAAAAAGAGTTTTTTATACCTAGTTGGAACAACTTTAGAATATTCTGGAGGTTTAAACGGTAAAGGATTCGTATTTAACAATCCTAATGCTAACAGAACTTGTGGTTGCGGAGAGAGTTTCTCTTTATAA
- a CDS encoding cytochrome-c peroxidase gives MMLKSIYLSFLLFLLLSCSSKGEEESIYTPVPTSLEIPKLFQQKLIAPVIPANNPLTKEGIALGKKLFFDPILSKDNTQSCASCHDPKNAFTDDTRFSEGVDGKFGTRNSMPLFNLAWNFDERFMWDGKELSIERQVFSPVRNPIEMHSDWKNVTKKLQEHAEYPTLFQRAFGASKIDSTLVTKAIAQFERTLISGNSKFDQHLLGKVELTPEEQNGFNVFMDETRGDCFHCHGSDNNPLWTDNKFHNNGLDENFTDLGLGTVTGDPNDNGKFRSPSLRNLKFSAPYMHDGRFTTLEEVINHYSEGLKLSSTIDPLMKKANQGGVQLSDKDKADLKAFLLTLSDDDFVNNTDFKQ, from the coding sequence ATGATGCTAAAAAGTATATATCTTTCTTTTCTACTGTTTCTTTTACTTAGTTGTTCTTCTAAAGGAGAAGAAGAAAGTATATATACTCCTGTTCCTACCAGTTTAGAAATCCCTAAATTATTTCAACAAAAATTAATAGCTCCTGTTATTCCAGCTAACAATCCTCTAACAAAAGAAGGAATAGCTTTGGGTAAAAAATTGTTTTTTGACCCTATTTTATCAAAAGACAACACACAATCTTGCGCTAGTTGTCACGACCCTAAAAATGCTTTTACCGATGACACTCGTTTTAGTGAAGGAGTCGATGGTAAATTCGGAACGCGAAACTCAATGCCGCTATTTAATTTAGCTTGGAATTTTGATGAACGTTTTATGTGGGACGGAAAAGAACTCAGTATTGAACGTCAAGTATTCTCTCCTGTTCGTAATCCAATTGAAATGCACAGTGATTGGAAAAATGTAACTAAAAAACTACAAGAACACGCTGAATACCCGACCCTTTTTCAACGAGCTTTTGGAGCATCAAAAATAGACTCAACATTAGTTACCAAGGCAATCGCTCAGTTTGAAAGAACTCTAATTTCTGGAAATTCAAAATTTGACCAACACCTTTTAGGTAAAGTAGAGTTAACTCCTGAAGAACAAAATGGGTTTAATGTGTTTATGGACGAAACTAGAGGAGACTGTTTTCATTGTCATGGAAGCGACAACAACCCTTTATGGACAGATAACAAATTCCACAACAACGGTTTAGATGAAAATTTTACCGATTTAGGATTAGGCACCGTTACAGGTGACCCTAATGATAACGGAAAGTTTAGAAGCCCCTCTCTACGAAATTTAAAATTTTCCGCTCCTTACATGCACGATGGACGGTTTACTACTTTAGAAGAAGTTATAAACCATTATTCTGAAGGTTTAAAATTATCTTCTACAATAGATCCCTTAATGAAGAAAGCCAATCAAGGAGGAGTACAACTCTCAGATAAAGATAAAGCAGACTTAAAAGCTTTTTTGCTAACCCTTTCTGATGATGATTTTGTAAATAATACTGATTTCAAACAATAA
- a CDS encoding MbnP family protein yields the protein MKYFLTFSLSLLLFSCSSDNDEPIKEVSVKLKFSQNWDGTLIEKSDLESTEFTNKKGSKLSISRLRYLISRISLVNGAGDTTKFDSYKLIDLSKPDSLTYALSKKISEGSYKLLFTFGFNNSNNLSGTYPDLNSADWNVPDMMGGGYHFMQLDGKYKDTLGVENPYNFHAVRAYDKEKDSILDTSFGIETGSILLKNNATIEIKMNVAGWFKSPNDWDLTKKSVDLMMDFEAQKEISENGKSGVFSLGNISQ from the coding sequence ATGAAATACTTTTTAACTTTTTCCCTTAGTCTATTACTATTTTCTTGTAGCTCAGATAATGATGAACCTATCAAAGAAGTTTCAGTAAAACTAAAATTTAGTCAAAATTGGGATGGTACTTTAATTGAAAAATCTGACTTAGAAAGCACTGAATTCACTAATAAAAAAGGAAGTAAACTCTCTATAAGCAGATTACGCTATTTAATCTCACGTATTAGCCTTGTTAATGGTGCAGGAGATACAACTAAATTTGACAGTTACAAACTAATTGACCTAAGTAAACCAGACAGTTTAACCTACGCTCTTTCTAAAAAAATATCAGAAGGAAGCTATAAACTACTTTTTACCTTCGGTTTTAATAATAGTAACAATTTAAGTGGAACATATCCAGATTTAAACTCTGCTGATTGGAATGTACCAGATATGATGGGAGGAGGATACCACTTTATGCAATTAGACGGTAAATACAAAGACACCTTAGGGGTAGAAAACCCATATAATTTTCATGCTGTAAGAGCTTATGACAAAGAAAAAGATTCTATTTTAGATACTTCTTTTGGAATTGAAACTGGCTCTATCCTCTTAAAAAACAATGCTACAATAGAAATTAAAATGAATGTAGCTGGATGGTTTAAAAGCCCTAATGACTGGGATTTAACCAAAAAAAGTGTTGACTTAATGATGGATTTTGAAGCTCAGAAAGAAATTTCTGAAAATGGGAAAAGTGGTGTATTTAGTTTAGGAAATATTTCTCAATAA